The genomic stretch GCGAGGTAATGACTGCATCCCAGTCAGCACCGGCACGCCCGAAAACCTGCTTGAGATGTTTCCACCCCGCCTTACTCAGCGGGGTTTCCAACTCGCCACAGAATACGTCACCCGCTTCCACCGCACCGTGCTGCAACAGGCCGATGTGGGTAAAGTTATTCGCCACTACTGATAACTGACCGCGACAATTTCGTATTCACGCACACCGCTGGGGGCTTGCACCACGGCAACATCGCCTTCTTCCTTGCCAATCATTGCCCGCGCAATCGGTGACGATACCGCCACGCGGTTGTGCTTGATGTCAGCCTCGATGTCACCGACGATCTGGTAAGTGATGGTTTCACCAGACTCGATAGCTTCCAGCTCGACCGTTGCACCGAACACTACCTTGCCGGGGTTAGCAGCACCAACCGCCACCACGTCAATAACTTGCGCCATCGACAGGGTGCTCTCCAGTTCCTTGATACGGCCTTCGCAGAAACTTTGCTGCTCACGAGCCGCATGGTATTCAGCATTTTCTTTCAGGTCGCCGTGCTCACGAGCCGTGGCAATTGCCTGAATAATTTGCGGACGGTCTTCAGTTTTCAGGCGCTGTAATTCAGCTTTCAAACGTTCCGAACCTTTCAATGTCAGCGGTGGTCTAGTCATCGCTTCAAACCCCTTGTTGTGTTATTTCCTGATGTAAATCCTGTAAGCAGTAGACTTGCTCACTGTCAGTGTAGGCCATCGCCTTGCACAATGCCCGCGCACCTTCAATCGTAGTGGTGTAGGTAATCTTGTGCTGCAAGGCTTCGCGGCGGATCTCGAACGAGTCACGCGTCGATTGTTCACCTTCGGTGGTGTTC from Thiothrix litoralis encodes the following:
- the greA gene encoding transcription elongation factor GreA, with protein sequence MTRPPLTLKGSERLKAELQRLKTEDRPQIIQAIATAREHGDLKENAEYHAAREQQSFCEGRIKELESTLSMAQVIDVVAVGAANPGKVVFGATVELEAIESGETITYQIVGDIEADIKHNRVAVSSPIARAMIGKEEGDVAVVQAPSGVREYEIVAVSYQ